A single Chanos chanos chromosome 8, fChaCha1.1, whole genome shotgun sequence DNA region contains:
- the casp8 gene encoding caspase-8 translates to MDPLKLHQIDEELGSDDVAALKFLCSHHISKKRLECVSDGRDLFTRLGEQALTDDEHFVSELLYTIGRYDLLHILGTSKEEVRENLKNQNPRISAYRKLLYELSEDVTNENLRTVKFLLNRLPKAKLQQNTTFLDVLSEMEKQELLGEDNLDELVRVLNECDKELASRVQDFKEKREKEQNHLSVTVSGGYLSQETSLPDPGSMGLLDIPINQGRRRGSSVVSDALSVSNNENQDECYPMSHRPVGHCVIINNYEFESHTTLSSRRGTDKDEECLRKIFDRMHFDVSVHNDLKGQDMLNIVDEFASKNHADFDAFACCVLSHGEKGVVFGVDGSPVQISDLTQPFASCHTLTQKPKLFFIQACQGKELQKGTLVRADGPDDDDEEEEEEPVEEDARTITAVSIPVKADFLIGMATVEDYKSFRHTLEGSIYIQELCRQLENGCPKQEDILTILTRVNGKVSTGEFRRHKQMPEPRYTLTKKLVLPMD, encoded by the exons ATGGACCCTCTGAAGCTACATCAAATAGATGAAGAACTGGGGTCTGACGACGTCGCTGCGCTCAAGTTCCTATGCAGCCATCACATTAGTAAAAAGCGACTGGAGTGCGTGAGCGATGGACGTGATCTTTTCACGCGCCTGGGGGAGCAAGCTCTGACGGACGACGAACATTTTGTCTCGGAGCTGCTGTATACTATCGGACGTTACGATCTTCTCCACATCCTTGGCACCTCCAAAGAGGAGGTCAGAGAGAACCTAAAAAATCAAAACCCCCGTATATCAGCATACAG gaAACTGCTGTATGAGTTGTCCGAGGACGTGACCAACGAAAATCTTCGCACTGTCAAATTTCTGCTTAATAGATTACCCAAAGCAAAACTACAGCAGAACACT ACTTTTCTAGATGTTCTGTCTGAGATGGAGAAGCAGGAGTTACTGGGAGAAGATAACCTTGATGAACTGGTGAgagttttgaatgaatgtgacAAAGAACTGGCCAGCAGAGTGCAGGActtcaaagaaaagagagaaaaggagcaaaatcatctgtctgtcacag TAAGTGGAGGTTACCTATCACAAGAGACTTCTTTACCTGATCCT GGTTCAATGGGTCTTCTAGACATACCAATCAATCAAGGAC GTAGAAGGGGTTCCTCAGTAGTTTCGGATGCTTTATCAGTGTCTAACAATGAGAAT CAGGATGAGTGCTATCCCATGAGTCACCGCCCTGTTGGACACTGTGTCATCATCAATAACTACGAGTTTGAATCTCACACAACTCTCTCCAGCCGAAGAGGGACGGATAAGGATGAAG AGTGTCTCCGAAAAATCTTCGACAGAATGCATTTCGACGTATCCGTGCACAACGACTTAAAAGGCCAGGACATGCTGAACATAGTGGATGAATTTGCGAGCAAAAACCACGCCGACTTTGACGCCTTCGCTTGCTGCGTCCTGTCCCACGGCGAGAAGGGCGTGGTCTTTGGAGTAGACGGCTCACCGGTACAAATCAGCGACCTCACTCAGCCCTTCGCCTCCTGCCACACCCTCACGCAGAAGCCCAAGCTCTTCTTCATCCAGGCGTGTCAGGGCAAAGAGCTACAGAAGGGGACCCTGGTCCGGGCGGACGGGCCGGACGACGacgacgaggaggaggaggaggagccgGTCGAGGAGGACGCCCGCACCATCACCGCCGTCAGCATCCCCGTTAAGGCGGATTTTCTGATCGGCATGGCGACGGTGGAGGATTATAAGTCGTTTCGCCACACCCTCGAGGGATCTATTTACATCCAGGAGCTCTGCAGACAGCTCGAGAACGGCTGTCCCAA GCAGGAAGACATATTGACCATTTTGACTAGAGTGAATGGCAAAGTGAGCACCGGTGAGTTCAGGAGACACAAGCAGATGCCTGAACCTCGATACACTCTCACCAAAAAGCTGGTTCTTCCCATGGACTGA
- the catip gene encoding ciliogenesis-associated TTC17-interacting protein, which produces MDGEEAVQEEKVELKASTEAVEFLSSIEPRELQECLFTDSLVTESDMGRELGEFRVSVQAAGYNGKPCYLVHAKSHGAIDNNPCGTSIMAYLTCGLETLEHNHHEYLKLKDYTLDRKVHMVRQDGRLIVKKVICEREEVKKRAFSFPLDSLQGFVSEASNLLILRVLARRKKVPENMTFLSFNTETRVSLSTYRDLGQKKQMVETEVVDVFGIERTISTKEDDLATWQCYFLFDGHLASRVQVGSPARMKLLQLPVHSSQEEDLKPVFEKRPLVWEEDMELYIKFLERKEELKADHSSYVKHHPELKALLADFLQFLLLRKPHDVFSFAQDYFAPFSSRQPPGGAFHSARTLRLPERQEIDKP; this is translated from the exons ATGGATGGGGAGGAGGCAGTGCAAGAAGAGAAAGTAGAATTAAAAGCGTCTACAGAGGCTGTCGAGTTTCTTTCGAGTATTG AGCCCAGAGAACTGCAGGAGTGCCTGTTTACGGACTCTTTGGTGACTGAGTCCGACATGGGCCGGGAACTTGGGGAGTTCCGTGTCAGTGTGCAGGCAGCCGGCTACAACGGCAAACCCTGCTACCTGGTCCACGCTAAAAGTCACGGAGCCATCGATAACAACCCCTGCGGAACTTCAATTATGG CGTACTTGACCTGCGGCCTCGAGACGTTAGAACATAATCACCATGAATACCTGAAG CTGAAGGACTACACACTGGACAGAAAGGTGCATATGGTTCGGCAGGATGGACGGCTGATTGTGAAAAAAGTtatttgtgagagagag GAGGTAAAGAAGCGGgctttctcctttcctctggaCTCTCTGCAGGGCTTTGTGTCCGAGGCCTCGAACCTCCTGATACTGCGTGTCCTGGCGCGCAGgaagaaagttccagaaaacATGACCTTTCTGTCATTCAACACGGAGACTCGGGTCTCCCTGTCCACATAC AGGGACCTGGGCCAGAAGAAGCAAATGGTGGAGACAGAAGTGGTGGACGTGTTTGGGATCGAAAGGACCATTTCCACAAAAGAGGACGACCTAGCCACCTGGCAGTGTTACTTTCTGTTTGACGG ACATTTAGCGAGTCGAGTACAGGTGGGCTCTCCCGCCAGAATGAAGCTTTTGCAGCTTCCAGTCCACAGTAGTCAAG aagaagaccTCAAACCTGTTTTTGAGAAGAGGCCCCTGGTGTGGGAAGAGGACATGGAACTGTACATAAAGTTTCTTGAGAGAAag GAGGAATTGAAGGCTGACCACTCCTCGTATGTCAAACACCATCCGGAGCTGAAAGCTCTGCTGGCTGACTTCTTGCAGTTCCTCTTGCTGAGAAAACCCCACGATGTCTTCTCCTTCGCACAAGATTACTTTGCTCCTTTTTCATCCCGGCAGCCACCAGGTGGCGCCTTTCATAGCGCCCGAACGCTCAGGTTGCCCGAGAGACAGGAGATTGACAAGCCTTGA
- the pnkd gene encoding putative hydrolase PNKD produces the protein MAFPDWTLYFLGVVIISGGFYIYRLCRDPRKSALISGLFMRLMARTEKSLFKIAYALYTRTKLGYMFHKRQMRKARERYPTGHSKTQSTSLNGIKIIPVPILSDNYSYVVIDTASNLAVVVDPADPQAVQACLEEEGVTLEAILCTHKHWDHSGGNQALRRVYSSCQIYGNAIDNIPGLTRPVSDKDTINVGTRLHFRAFYTPGHTVGHMIYLLDGQPFGSPSSLFSGDLVFLCGCGRMFEGSATTMLSSLDTVGSLNDDTLLWPGHEYAEDNLMFAVEVEPGNVAREQKLQWVLQQRDQRLCTSPSTLGEEKQYNPFLRSHAQELHRALGLQQSQDEDWTAYRARVLEALRKRKDIYKGR, from the exons ATGGCGTTTCCGGACTGGACGCTGTATTTCCTTGGTGTTGTTATCATCAGTGGGGGTTTCTACATTTACCGTCTTTGCAGGGACCCCAGGAAAAGTGCATTGATCAGTGGTTTGTTTATGAGATTGATGGCTCGGACAGAGAAATCGCTATTTAAGATAGC ATATGCGCTGTATACACGGACCAAACTTGGTTACATGTTCCACAAACGTCAAATGAGAAAAGCTCGCGAACGATATCCCACTGGCCACTCCAAAACTCAGTCTACGTCACTCAACG GAATCAAAATAATTCCAGTGCCTATTCTCTCGGACAACTACAGTTACGTAGTTATTGACACAGCATCAAACCTTGCGGTTGTGGTGGATCCAGCGGACCCACAAGCTGTCCAA GCATGCCTGGAAGAGGAAGGGGTGACATTGGAAGCCAttctatgcacacacaaacactg GGACCACAGTGGGGGCAATCAGGCCCTTAGGAGAGTCTACAGCTCCTGTCAGATATATGGGAACGCCATTGATAACATTCCTGGACTGACCCG CCCCGTCTCGGATAAAGACACCATAAACGTCGGCACACGGCTGCACTTCAGAGCGTTCTACACCCCCGGGCACACGGTCGGTCACATGATCTACCTCCTGGACGGACAGCCGTTCGGAAGCCCCAGCAGCCTGTTCTCCGGGGACCTGGTGTTCCTCTGCGGCTGCG GCAGAATGTTTGAAGGGAGCGCCACGACAATGCTCTCTTCCCTGGACACTGTGGGTTCTCTGAATGATGACACTCTGCTGTGGCCTG GTCATGAATACGCAGAAGATAACCTGATGTTTGCCGTGGAGGTGGAGCCTGGTAACGTGGCGCGGGAGCAGAAGCTGCAGTGGGTCTTACAGCAGAGAGATCAAAGACTGTGTACG AGCCCGTCCACACTGGGTGAGGAGAAGCAGTACAACCCGTTTTTGCGGAGCCATGCCCAGGAGCTTCACCGGGCACTGGGCCTCCAGCAGAGCCAGGATGAGGACTGGACCGCTTACCGGGCCCGGGTTTTAGAGGCGCTGCGGAAACGCAAGGACATTTATAAGGGCCGATAA
- the tmbim1a gene encoding transmembrane BAX inhibitor motif containing 1a, with product MSRSDFPPGYDDSRAPLYGSGGHPANPPPSYGFPPYGGQPQPQPPGYYGPPQPGYPGQPGGYPGQPGGYPGQPGGYPPPAMPPMPPIIPPTIPVSHNDSGDGEGFAAESGWDSMSVRQAFIRKVYMILASQLLVTFGIVAVFTFVEPVKEFVAKNPAIYWASYAVYFVTHIVLVCCSGPRRRYPWNLILLAIFTLAMSYMTGTISSYYDTKAVFLAFGITFVVCLAVSAFSFQTKVDFTKCKGLFCVLGIVIFVTGIITVIVLSFKYIPWLHMLYAAIGAIVFTLFLAYHTQLLIGNKKYSISPEEYVFGALTIYVDIIQIFLFILQLIGASSK from the exons ATGTCCAGGTCAGATTTTCCGCCCGGTTACGATGACTCGCGGGCCCCGCTCTATGGCTCCGGGGGGCACCCCGCCAACCCCCCTCCATCCTATGGCTTTCCCCCTTACGGAGGCCAGCCCCAACCCCAGCCACCTGGTTACTATGGTCCCCCCCAGCCAGGTTACCCTGGACAGCCTGGAGGATACCCCGGACAGCCTGGAGGTTACCCCGGACAGCCTGGAGGATACCCCCCACCAGCCATGCCACCCATGCCACCCATAATTCCTCCAACCATACCTGTCTCTCACAACGATTCAG GTGATGGTGAGGGTTTCGCTGCGGAGAGCGGCTGGGACAGCATGAGCGTTCGACAGGCGTTCATCCGTAAA GTTTACATGATTCTGGCCTCTCAACTTCTTGTCACCTTTGGCATTGtagctgttttcacatttgt GGAACCTGTTAAAGAGTTTGTTGCCAAGAATCCAGCCATCTACTGGGCCTCTTA tgCCGTGTACTTTGTCACACACATCGTACTTGTCTGCTGCAGCGGCCCAAG GAGGCGTTACCCATGGAATCTCATTCTGTTGGCCATTTTT aCGTTGGCAATGTCATACATGACTGGTACAATATCCAG tTACTATGATACAAAGGCAGTGTTTCTGGCATTTGGGATTACGTTTGTGGTGTGCCTTGCGGTGAGCGCCTTCAGTTTCCAGACGAAG GTGGATTTCACCAAGTGCAAGGGTCTGTTCTGTGTCCTCGGCATTGTCATCTTTGTCACCGGAATTATAACCGTCATTGTGCTCTCCTTCAAATAC ATTCCATGGCTTCACATGCTGTATGCTGCAATTGGAGCTATTGTGTTCACACTT TTCTTGGCTTACCACACCCAACTCCTTATTGGTAACAAAAAGTATTCCATCAGCCCGGAGGAATACGTGTTCGGAGCGCTGACCATCTACGTCGACATCATCCAGATCTTCCTCTTTATACTGCAACTTATTGGCGCTTCGTCAAAATAA